The genomic window CCTCGCCAGCGAGGGTGATCAGGTGCGTCGGCGCCGCGAATGTGGCGGCTGCAGTGAGCGCTTCACCACCTATGAGTCCGCGGAGCTGCTGCTGCCGCGGGTCGTCAAGCGTGACGGGACACGCGTGCAGTTCGACGAGCAGCGGCTGCGGAATGGGATGATGCGGGCGCTGGAGAAGCGTCCGGTCGCCACCGAAGCGGTCGAGGCCGCCCTCAGCCGCATTCGCCAGCGCGTGCAGGCTCTCGGGGATGGCGAAGTGAATGCCAGCACCATCGGTGACTGGGTCATGGAAGAGCTCCGCGAGCTCGACGAAGTGGCCTATGTCCGCTTCGCCTCGGTCTATCGCAGTTTCCAGGATGTCAGCGCGTTCCGCGAGGTGATCGAAGGTCTTGAGGATCGCGATGCCCGATTGGCGGATAATGGCTCCTCGTCGTGAGCGACTTCAGTGCCGCCGATCATGCCTGGATGGCCCGAGCGCTGCAGCTCGCCGAACGCGGGCGCTGGACGGCTGACCCGAACCCGCGGGTGGGTTGTGTACTGGTTCGCGATGGGGTGTGCCTCGGCGAGGCATGGCACGTGCGCGCGGGCGAGCCGCATGCCGAGGTGCTTGCGCTACGCGCCGCCGGGGATGACACCGCTGGCGCCACCGCCTATGTCACCCTCGAACCATGCAGCCATTACGGCCGCACACCGCCCTGCGCGGACGCCCTGATCGAGGCGGGTATTGCGCGGGTCGTGGCGGGTGCCTCCGATCCCAATCCGCGCGTGTCGGGGTGCGGCCTCGATCGCCTGCGTGCCTCCGGTGTGGCGGTGGCCGTTGGCCTGATGGCTGCCGAGAGCGAACGGCTCAACGCGGGTTTCTTTCGGCGCATGCGGGTTGGCCGACCCTATGTCCGCGCCAAACTCGCCGCCAGTGTGGATGGCCGAACAGCGATGGCGTCCGGTGAAAGCCGCTGGATCACTGGTGCGGACGCCCGCCGCGATGTCCACCGCTGGCGGGCGGGTAGTGGCGCGATCGTCACCGGTGTGGACACCGTCATCGCCGATGATCCGGCGCTCACCGTCCGCGACGTGGACGGCGACTTCGTGGCGCCGCGGCGGATTGTGGTCGATACCGATCTGCGCACGCCACCGGATGCCGGGCTTCTCGCCGATGAGCGCGGTGTCGTGCTGGTCCATGGCGGAACCATGCCGGCGCGCGAGGCCGATCGGATCCACGCCGGTGCTGAGCTATGGCAGGTCGCACTGGGGGCGGATGGTCATGTCAGCCCGAAGGCTGTCCTCGAGGCCCTGGCCAGTGCCGATATCAATGAGGTGTGGCTCGAGGCTGGCTCACGACTCGCGGGGGCTTGGCTGCAGGCTGGTCTGGTCGATGAGCTGATGATCTATGTGGCCCCTCATGTGATGGGGCATCAGGGTCAACCGCTACTGACATTGCCGGGGCTTGATGCAATGAGCGATCGCATCGCGTTGAAGTGGCTGGACACCCGGCGGGTGGGTCATGATCTGCGACTGACGATGGCCATGCGCGACGACGCAGAGGAAGGGTAAATGTTTACAGGCATCATTCAGGCCGTGGGCACGCTACGGGAAAGCCGAGAGACAGGGGCCGACCGGCGCATGCGCTTTGCGGTCGACGGGCTTGATCTGACCGCGTTGCAGATCGGCGACAGCATGGCGGTCAATGGCTGCTGTCTGACGGCGGTGGAGATCGACGCCGATGGGTTTGCGGCGGACGTATCCGTCGAGAGCCTGGAGCGCACCACACTTGGGCGGCTGAAGACCGGCGACCGCGTCAATCTGGAGCCGGCCCTGACACTGTCCACG from Spiribacter curvatus includes these protein-coding regions:
- the nrdR gene encoding transcriptional regulator NrdR, whose protein sequence is MRCPFCQTQDTRVIDSRLASEGDQVRRRRECGGCSERFTTYESAELLLPRVVKRDGTRVQFDEQRLRNGMMRALEKRPVATEAVEAALSRIRQRVQALGDGEVNASTIGDWVMEELRELDEVAYVRFASVYRSFQDVSAFREVIEGLEDRDARLADNGSSS
- the ribD gene encoding bifunctional diaminohydroxyphosphoribosylaminopyrimidine deaminase/5-amino-6-(5-phosphoribosylamino)uracil reductase RibD, whose amino-acid sequence is MSDFSAADHAWMARALQLAERGRWTADPNPRVGCVLVRDGVCLGEAWHVRAGEPHAEVLALRAAGDDTAGATAYVTLEPCSHYGRTPPCADALIEAGIARVVAGASDPNPRVSGCGLDRLRASGVAVAVGLMAAESERLNAGFFRRMRVGRPYVRAKLAASVDGRTAMASGESRWITGADARRDVHRWRAGSGAIVTGVDTVIADDPALTVRDVDGDFVAPRRIVVDTDLRTPPDAGLLADERGVVLVHGGTMPAREADRIHAGAELWQVALGADGHVSPKAVLEALASADINEVWLEAGSRLAGAWLQAGLVDELMIYVAPHVMGHQGQPLLTLPGLDAMSDRIALKWLDTRRVGHDLRLTMAMRDDAEEG